In one window of Rhodopseudomonas palustris HaA2 DNA:
- a CDS encoding ExeM/NucH family extracellular endonuclease, with protein MSTTYHVLANGDLLQDWSNANLISADDNWSGVPSIQGYLGDINSSSPTAVDPRTLTGADLGAVDVIANAASTTITNGGVAEFALANPTVALNGSGTADAPSLVIYLNATGREDVRVSFNVRDLDASTDNAIQQVAVQYRFGSSGTWTNVTGGYAADVTTVNSATQVTPFDLLLPAEVNGRADLQVRILTTNAVGNDEWIGVDDIRVTSESETPVDGQVVGFAAGSTSVSHDEGNSGSTTYQFTVERSGGTIGDVSFSGSIASPQTDAADFVGGKPVSFAGTIGAGETSATVTVTVAGDTSNEANESFTLTLDNVSNSAAVTTTVGSASQATGVIVNDDVGITKISTIQGEGASSAMVGQTVTVEAIVVGDFQNGDGDNSRNLNGFYLQEEITDSDGNVRTSEAIFVYGGSTDVQVGDRVRVTGSISEYFGLTELTASSISIVQAGAVSDINSMATVIDLPSVGTTLSQDGDYQPDLEAYEGMLVTIPETLTITEQYNLDRFNEIKLVAGDRPEQFTQENAPDAAAYQAYLAELGARTITYDDGLNTQNEAITNLDGFGPTYNTDTAPRMGDTITGLTGVLDYQWAGNSASGATWRIRSVETGTNTFEDSATPRTEAPEDVGGSLKVAGFNVLNYFKTLDIGSATTVIGEDPRGADTAAELARQTTKLVETILKMDVDVLALTELENDFLPGSSGNAIEYLVAQLNAEAGAGTYAWVNPGQQFVGGDAIAVGFIYRTADVKIADGTTVEILNDSDLPGLGLSGLLSQSTVGHIFDGENTSRNALAVTFEQISTGETFTAIANHLKSKSGTGTGADADQGDGQGNWQNQRELATVALTAWAQSDPTGSGDSDVLLLGDFNGYAKEQSIGLLEDAGYENLQTRQDDAYSYVFDGQTGTLDYAFANDSMGSQVTGVTTWHINADEADALDYNTDYGRDTAIFDGTEPVRVSDHDPVIIGLDLGDDLSNVAYTLQILHASDFEAGLNAVDRAGNFASIVDYLEETYENSITLSSGDNFIPSPFFSAGSDASLKEVYETALETYYGLATGTLNISPGFGTADISMLNIIGVQASAIGNHEFDAGTNPFAAIIRQTASFPGAQFPYLSANLDFSGDSNLSGLYTSTIQDAANYTGFPPVAGIGKKIAPATIIEEGGEKIGVVGATTQIVQSISSTGGVEVIGDNVDDMAALAAILQPTIDALIAQGINKIILVSHLQQLAFEQALAPLLHGVDIIIAGGSHTLLADETDALRAGDTAAGTYPIVTANADGNTTLIVNTSGEYSYVGRLVVDFDAEGNVIYTENAAVNGAYASTEEVVQSLYDGNTTVDVDNDGDIDADDADPFADGSRGDLVNDIAQAVGGVIDAQDGNIFGQTDVYLEGRRGEVRTEETNLGDLTADANLWYAQKVDGTVLVSIKNGGGIRDSIGYVYAVGGDAVENPPLANSDVGKEAGDVSQLDIANALRFNNSLSLVTVTAAQLLEVLEHAVKATTATATPGQFAQIGGISFSFDKDLPAGNRVQSAALIDEDGNPVMTLVADGELAVDADMAIRVVTLSFLLTGGDSYPFAAFVAANPSFANVVNLTPDLVPDAGQVAAFAAEGTEQDAFAEYMAANYSETAYDELDTDKAHDTRIQNLDYREDTVLDAQSLILVGDDDDNALTGALGDDVLTGLGGDDTLVGNGGDDQLDGGEGDDTLLGGDGDDQLAGGEGDDSLDGGAGDDILLGGEGDDTLLGGDGDDVLVGGEGYDTMEGGAGNDEFTAGAGDSVDGGEGDDLIVVSTDDYAPALIDGGDGNDTLKLIGTGTGVIAVSNVVVDVENLVVDGGSWSVDGSAAYSNITIGNDATLTSSLIIDNNDLVGIAAGGTLAVSGNAIIWQGGGDAVLDNAGEIEGSTRALTTTAGATGSLTVNNQAGGVIRGAVTPQQAGQADATITVNNAGVMEADGRVLDFRSFDGSGASAVINNLAGGIIRQYGTNTDVIRPGNDGVVNNWGTITTDPSFVAGGDLIDFQSDTGGKVNNYAGGLMEGARHVVTGDNAVTVVNHGTMIGRNGSAVNLDTDGSLEQKAVITNYGVMEGRSAELTDSDGDAIDVDGLVEVLNYGKISGLGAEGYHDGEPNVSEAIAIGGGEIRNYATGEIYGYGRAIQVDNSSNSNALGVTTITNDGLIQGDGHGPEGVSAEDAARFDLRGNEAINLVGTYADSLFNSATGRIVGGVAMGGGNDTLSNDGSITATGGSAVNMGEGDDLLVNRAVITGDVLLGAGTDELINQSSGVITGDVTFGDGNDKLGNTGKIVGDVDLGAGDDFVNIWIGSDIQGQILLGDGNDLLISNDWISTNMEIDGGAGNDEIYTSFGNDTVVGGEGNDRIYANNGNDTIDGGAGDDQLFGQAGNDVIDGGDGADTINGGDGNDVLNGGLGNDLIIAGAGDDTIDGGAGFDTLDLSEATGAVTLNLVSGTVSGAGIGTDHFSSIESFVFGAGNDVITGGNGDDSLDGGAGNDTITGGNGNDTLSGGEGNDAIDGGSGNDIVDGGLGNDTLKGGSGNDVIAAGDGDDNVDAGSGDDNVTGGAGNDTLKGGSGADIITGGAGNDILTGGSGADVFVFAAGFGKDTVTDFATTGSSADLLQFSSDMFADFADVMAHTAQVGSSVVVTLDADTSITLANVQMTSLAADDFRFV; from the coding sequence ATGTCGACGACCTATCATGTCCTGGCGAACGGCGACCTCCTGCAGGATTGGTCCAATGCCAATCTGATCTCCGCAGACGACAACTGGTCGGGCGTGCCGTCGATCCAAGGCTATCTCGGCGACATCAATTCGAGTTCGCCGACCGCGGTCGATCCCCGCACCCTGACCGGCGCTGACCTCGGTGCCGTCGACGTCATCGCCAACGCGGCCAGCACCACCATCACCAATGGCGGCGTCGCCGAATTCGCGCTCGCCAATCCGACCGTGGCGCTCAACGGATCGGGCACCGCCGATGCGCCGAGCCTGGTGATCTATCTGAATGCCACCGGCCGCGAAGACGTCCGGGTGTCCTTCAACGTGCGCGATCTCGACGCCAGCACGGACAATGCCATTCAGCAGGTCGCGGTGCAGTACCGCTTCGGCTCGTCCGGCACGTGGACGAATGTGACGGGCGGCTACGCGGCCGACGTGACCACCGTGAATTCCGCCACCCAGGTGACGCCGTTCGATCTGCTGCTGCCGGCCGAAGTCAACGGCCGTGCCGATCTGCAGGTCCGCATCCTGACCACCAATGCGGTCGGCAATGACGAATGGATCGGCGTCGACGACATCAGGGTCACCAGCGAGTCGGAGACGCCGGTCGATGGCCAGGTCGTCGGTTTCGCGGCGGGATCGACTTCGGTCTCGCACGACGAAGGCAATTCCGGCAGCACCACCTATCAGTTCACGGTCGAGCGCTCCGGCGGCACCATCGGCGACGTGTCGTTCTCGGGCTCCATCGCCTCGCCGCAGACCGATGCGGCCGACTTCGTCGGCGGCAAGCCGGTCAGCTTCGCGGGCACGATCGGCGCCGGCGAGACCTCGGCGACGGTCACCGTCACGGTCGCCGGCGACACCAGCAACGAGGCGAACGAGAGCTTCACGCTGACGCTCGACAATGTGTCGAATTCCGCGGCGGTCACCACCACCGTCGGCAGCGCGTCCCAGGCCACCGGCGTGATCGTCAATGACGATGTCGGCATCACCAAGATCAGCACCATCCAGGGCGAAGGCGCCAGCAGCGCGATGGTTGGCCAGACGGTCACCGTCGAGGCCATCGTGGTCGGCGATTTCCAGAACGGCGACGGCGACAACAGCCGCAATCTCAACGGCTTCTACCTGCAGGAAGAGATCACCGATTCGGACGGCAATGTCCGCACCTCCGAGGCGATCTTCGTCTATGGCGGCTCCACCGACGTCCAGGTCGGCGACCGCGTCCGGGTCACCGGCTCGATCAGCGAATATTTCGGCCTCACCGAACTGACCGCCAGCAGCATCTCGATCGTTCAGGCCGGCGCGGTGTCGGACATCAACTCGATGGCGACCGTGATCGACCTGCCGAGCGTCGGCACCACGCTGAGCCAGGACGGCGACTACCAGCCGGATCTGGAAGCCTATGAGGGCATGCTGGTCACCATCCCCGAAACGCTGACCATCACCGAGCAGTACAATCTCGACCGCTTCAACGAGATCAAGCTGGTGGCCGGCGATCGCCCCGAGCAGTTCACCCAGGAGAACGCGCCCGACGCCGCCGCCTATCAGGCCTATCTGGCCGAGCTCGGCGCCCGCACCATCACCTATGACGACGGTCTCAACACCCAGAACGAGGCGATCACCAATCTCGACGGCTTCGGCCCGACCTACAACACCGACACCGCGCCGCGGATGGGCGACACCATCACCGGCCTGACCGGCGTGCTCGACTATCAGTGGGCCGGCAATTCGGCCTCGGGCGCGACCTGGCGGATCCGGTCGGTCGAGACCGGCACCAACACCTTCGAGGACAGCGCGACGCCGCGCACCGAGGCGCCCGAAGATGTCGGCGGTTCGCTGAAAGTGGCCGGCTTCAACGTTCTCAACTACTTCAAGACGCTGGACATCGGCTCCGCCACCACCGTGATCGGCGAAGATCCGCGCGGCGCCGACACCGCCGCCGAGCTGGCGCGGCAGACCACCAAGCTGGTCGAAACCATCCTGAAGATGGACGTCGACGTGCTGGCGCTGACCGAACTGGAAAACGACTTCCTTCCCGGCTCCTCCGGCAACGCGATCGAATATCTGGTCGCGCAGCTCAACGCCGAGGCCGGCGCGGGCACCTATGCGTGGGTCAATCCCGGCCAGCAATTCGTCGGCGGCGACGCCATCGCGGTCGGCTTCATCTACCGCACCGCCGATGTGAAGATCGCGGACGGCACCACCGTCGAGATCCTCAACGACTCCGATCTGCCCGGGCTCGGCCTCTCCGGCCTGCTCAGCCAGAGCACTGTCGGGCACATCTTCGACGGCGAGAACACCAGCCGCAACGCGCTGGCGGTGACCTTCGAGCAGATCTCCACCGGCGAGACCTTCACGGCGATCGCCAATCATCTGAAATCCAAGAGCGGCACCGGCACCGGCGCCGACGCCGACCAGGGTGACGGCCAGGGCAACTGGCAGAACCAGCGCGAACTGGCGACCGTCGCCCTGACCGCCTGGGCGCAGAGCGATCCGACCGGCTCGGGCGACAGCGACGTGCTGCTGCTCGGCGACTTCAACGGCTACGCCAAGGAGCAGTCGATCGGCCTGCTCGAGGATGCCGGCTACGAGAACCTGCAGACCCGCCAGGACGACGCCTATTCCTACGTGTTCGACGGCCAGACCGGCACGCTCGACTACGCCTTCGCCAACGACAGCATGGGGTCGCAGGTCACCGGCGTCACCACCTGGCACATCAACGCCGACGAGGCCGATGCGCTCGACTACAACACCGACTACGGCCGTGACACCGCGATCTTCGACGGCACTGAGCCGGTGCGGGTGTCGGACCACGATCCGGTGATCATCGGCCTCGATCTCGGCGATGATTTGTCGAACGTCGCCTACACCCTGCAGATCCTGCATGCGTCGGACTTCGAGGCCGGGCTCAACGCCGTCGATCGTGCCGGCAATTTCGCGTCGATCGTCGACTACCTGGAAGAGACCTACGAGAACTCGATCACGCTGTCCTCGGGCGACAATTTCATCCCGAGCCCGTTCTTCAGCGCCGGCAGCGACGCCTCGCTGAAGGAGGTCTACGAGACCGCCCTCGAGACCTATTACGGCCTCGCCACCGGCACTCTGAACATCTCGCCCGGCTTCGGCACCGCCGACATCTCGATGCTCAACATCATCGGCGTGCAGGCCTCGGCGATCGGCAATCACGAGTTCGACGCCGGCACCAACCCGTTCGCGGCGATCATCCGGCAGACCGCGTCCTTCCCCGGTGCCCAGTTCCCCTATCTGTCGGCGAACCTGGACTTCTCGGGCGACTCGAACCTCTCCGGTCTCTACACCAGCACCATCCAGGACGCCGCCAACTACACCGGCTTCCCGCCGGTGGCCGGCATCGGCAAGAAGATCGCTCCGGCGACCATCATCGAGGAAGGTGGTGAGAAGATCGGCGTGGTCGGCGCGACCACCCAGATCGTCCAGAGCATCTCCTCGACCGGCGGCGTCGAAGTGATCGGCGACAATGTCGACGACATGGCGGCGCTCGCCGCCATCCTGCAGCCGACCATCGACGCGCTGATCGCCCAGGGCATCAACAAGATCATCCTGGTCAGCCATCTCCAGCAGCTCGCCTTCGAGCAGGCGCTGGCGCCGCTGCTGCACGGCGTCGACATCATCATCGCCGGCGGCTCGCACACGCTGCTGGCCGACGAGACCGACGCGCTCCGCGCCGGCGACACCGCGGCCGGCACCTATCCGATCGTCACCGCGAACGCCGACGGCAACACCACGCTGATCGTCAACACCTCCGGCGAATACTCCTATGTCGGCCGCCTGGTCGTCGACTTCGACGCCGAAGGCAACGTGATCTACACCGAGAATGCCGCCGTCAACGGCGCCTACGCCAGCACCGAGGAGGTGGTCCAGTCGCTGTACGACGGCAACACCACCGTCGACGTCGACAATGACGGCGACATCGATGCCGACGACGCCGATCCGTTCGCCGACGGCAGCCGCGGCGATCTGGTCAACGACATCGCGCAGGCGGTGGGCGGGGTCATCGACGCGCAGGACGGCAACATCTTCGGCCAGACGGACGTCTATCTCGAAGGTCGCCGCGGCGAGGTTCGCACCGAGGAGACCAATCTCGGCGACCTCACCGCCGACGCCAACCTCTGGTACGCCCAGAAGGTCGACGGCACGGTGCTGGTCTCGATCAAGAACGGCGGCGGTATCCGCGACTCCATCGGCTACGTCTATGCGGTCGGCGGCGACGCGGTGGAGAACCCGCCGCTGGCCAACTCCGACGTCGGCAAGGAGGCCGGCGACGTGTCGCAGCTCGACATCGCCAATGCACTGCGCTTCAACAATTCGCTGTCGCTGGTCACCGTCACGGCGGCCCAGTTGCTCGAAGTGCTGGAGCATGCCGTCAAGGCGACCACCGCGACCGCGACGCCGGGGCAGTTCGCCCAGATCGGCGGCATTTCCTTCTCGTTCGACAAGGACCTGCCGGCCGGCAACCGCGTGCAGTCGGCGGCGCTGATCGACGAGGACGGCAACCCGGTGATGACGCTGGTCGCCGATGGCGAACTGGCGGTCGATGCCGACATGGCGATCCGCGTGGTGACCTTGAGCTTCCTGCTCACCGGCGGCGACAGCTATCCGTTCGCCGCTTTCGTCGCGGCCAATCCGAGCTTCGCCAATGTGGTGAACCTGACGCCGGATCTGGTGCCGGACGCCGGTCAGGTCGCCGCCTTCGCGGCGGAAGGCACCGAGCAGGACGCCTTCGCCGAATACATGGCGGCGAACTACTCCGAGACGGCCTATGACGAGCTCGATACCGACAAGGCGCATGACACCCGCATCCAGAACCTCGACTATCGTGAAGACACGGTGCTGGATGCGCAGTCGCTGATCCTGGTCGGCGATGACGACGACAATGCGCTCACCGGCGCGCTCGGCGACGACGTGCTGACCGGCCTCGGCGGCGACGACACGCTCGTCGGCAATGGCGGCGACGACCAGCTCGACGGCGGCGAGGGCGACGATACGCTGCTCGGCGGCGACGGCGACGACCAGCTCGCGGGCGGTGAAGGTGACGACAGCCTCGACGGCGGCGCCGGCGACGACATCCTGCTCGGCGGCGAAGGCGACGATACGCTGCTGGGTGGCGACGGCGACGATGTCCTCGTCGGCGGCGAGGGCTACGACACGATGGAAGGCGGTGCCGGCAACGACGAGTTCACGGCGGGCGCCGGCGACAGCGTCGACGGCGGCGAAGGCGACGACCTCATCGTCGTCTCGACCGACGACTACGCCCCGGCCCTGATCGACGGCGGCGACGGCAACGACACCTTGAAGCTGATCGGCACTGGCACCGGCGTGATCGCGGTCAGCAACGTCGTGGTCGACGTCGAGAACCTGGTGGTGGACGGCGGCAGCTGGTCGGTCGACGGATCGGCGGCGTATTCCAACATCACGATCGGCAACGACGCGACGCTGACCTCCAGCCTGATCATCGACAACAACGACCTCGTCGGCATCGCCGCCGGCGGCACGCTCGCTGTCTCCGGCAACGCCATCATCTGGCAGGGCGGCGGCGACGCGGTCCTCGACAATGCCGGCGAGATCGAAGGCTCGACCCGCGCGCTCACCACCACGGCGGGCGCGACCGGTTCGCTCACCGTCAACAACCAGGCGGGCGGCGTCATCCGCGGTGCGGTGACCCCGCAGCAGGCGGGTCAGGCCGACGCGACCATCACCGTCAACAATGCCGGCGTGATGGAAGCCGACGGCCGTGTCCTCGACTTCCGCAGCTTCGACGGCAGCGGCGCGTCGGCGGTGATCAACAACCTGGCCGGCGGCATCATCCGCCAGTACGGCACCAACACCGACGTGATCCGTCCCGGCAATGACGGCGTCGTCAACAACTGGGGAACGATCACCACCGATCCGAGCTTCGTCGCCGGTGGCGACCTGATCGACTTCCAGAGCGATACCGGCGGCAAGGTCAACAACTATGCCGGCGGTCTGATGGAAGGCGCGCGCCATGTCGTGACCGGTGACAATGCCGTCACCGTCGTCAACCACGGCACGATGATCGGCCGCAATGGCTCGGCGGTGAATCTCGACACCGACGGCTCGCTCGAGCAAAAGGCCGTCATCACCAACTACGGCGTGATGGAAGGCCGCTCGGCCGAACTGACCGACAGCGATGGCGACGCCATCGACGTCGACGGTCTGGTCGAGGTGCTGAACTACGGCAAGATCTCGGGCCTCGGCGCCGAGGGCTATCACGACGGCGAGCCGAACGTCTCCGAAGCGATCGCGATCGGCGGCGGCGAAATCCGCAACTACGCCACCGGCGAGATCTACGGCTACGGCCGTGCGATCCAGGTCGACAATTCCAGCAACAGCAACGCGCTGGGCGTCACCACCATCACCAACGACGGCCTGATCCAGGGTGACGGACACGGTCCGGAGGGGGTGTCCGCCGAGGACGCGGCGCGGTTCGACCTGCGTGGCAACGAGGCGATCAACCTCGTCGGCACCTATGCCGACAGCCTCTTCAACAGCGCCACCGGCCGGATCGTCGGCGGCGTCGCGATGGGCGGCGGCAACGACACGCTGAGCAATGACGGCTCGATCACCGCCACCGGCGGCTCGGCGGTCAACATGGGCGAGGGTGACGATCTTCTCGTCAACCGCGCCGTCATCACCGGCGACGTCCTGCTCGGCGCCGGCACTGACGAACTGATCAACCAGAGCTCCGGCGTCATCACCGGCGACGTGACCTTCGGCGACGGCAACGACAAGCTCGGCAACACCGGCAAGATCGTCGGCGATGTCGATCTCGGCGCCGGCGACGACTTCGTCAACATCTGGATCGGCTCCGACATCCAGGGCCAGATCCTGCTCGGCGACGGCAACGACCTGCTGATCTCCAACGACTGGATCTCCACCAACATGGAGATCGACGGCGGTGCCGGCAACGACGAGATCTACACCTCGTTCGGCAACGACACCGTCGTCGGCGGCGAGGGCAACGATCGGATCTACGCCAATAACGGCAACGACACGATCGACGGCGGCGCCGGTGACGACCAGCTGTTCGGCCAGGCCGGCAACGACGTCATCGACGGTGGCGACGGTGCCGACACGATCAATGGCGGCGACGGCAACGACGTCCTCAACGGCGGTCTCGGCAATGACCTGATCATCGCCGGCGCCGGTGACGACACCATCGACGGCGGCGCGGGCTTCGATACGCTCGACCTGTCCGAGGCCACTGGTGCGGTGACGCTCAATCTGGTGAGCGGCACCGTCAGCGGCGCCGGCATCGGCACCGATCACTTCAGCTCGATCGAGAGCTTCGTGTTCGGCGCCGGCAACGACGTCATCACCGGCGGCAATGGCGACGACAGCCTCGACGGCGGTGCCGGTAACGACACCATCACCGGCGGCAACGGCAACGACACGCTCTCCGGCGGCGAAGGCAACGACGCGATCGACGGCGGTTCGGGCAACGACATCGTCGATGGCGGCCTCGGCAACGACACGCTGAAGGGCGGCTCGGGCAACGACGTGATCGCGGCCGGCGACGGCGACGACAATGTCGATGCCGGCTCCGGCGACGACAATGTCACCGGCGGTGCCGGCAACGACACGCTGAAGGGCGGGTCGGGCGCCGACATCATCACCGGCGGTGCCGGCAACGACATCCTGACCGGCGGTTCCGGCGCGGACGTCTTCGTGTTCGCCGCCGGCTTCGGCAAGGACACCGTCACCGACTTCGCCACCACGGGGTCGTCGGCCGATCTGCTGCAGTTCTCCAGCGACATGTTCGCCGACTTCGCCGACGTGATGGCGCACACCGCGCAGGTCGGCAGCAGCGTGGTGGTCACGCTGGACGCCGACACCAGCATCACGCTGGCCAATGTCCAGATGACCTCGCTCGCCGCCGACGACTTCCGCTTCGTCTGA